In one Eulemur rufifrons isolate Redbay chromosome 14, OSU_ERuf_1, whole genome shotgun sequence genomic region, the following are encoded:
- the DCTN5 gene encoding dynactin subunit 5 isoform X1 — protein sequence MELGELLYNKSEYIETASGNKVSRQSVLCGSQNIVLNGKTIVMNDCIIRGDLANVRVGRHCVVKSRSVIRPPFKKFSKGVAFFPLHIGDHVFIEEDCVVNAAQIGSYVHVGKNCVIGRRCVLKDCCKILDNTVLPPETVVPPFTVFSGCPGKIVPKSLLLKPHQKEKMSMEISIHRSLAHQHVVGFHGFFEDNDFVFVVLELCRRRSLLELHKRRKALTEPEARYYLRQIVLGCQYLHRNRVIHRDLKLGNLFLNEDLEVKIGDFGLATKVEYDGERKKTLCGTPNYIAPEVLSKKGHSFEVDVWSIGCIMYTLLVGKPPFETSCLKETYLRIKKNEYSIPKHVNPVAASLIQKMLQTDPTARPTINELLNDEFFTSGYIPARLPITCLTIPPRFSIAPSTLDPSNRKPLTVLNKGMENPLPERPREKEEPVVRETGEAADCHLGDMLQQLHSVNASKPSERGLVRQEEAEDPACIPIFWVSKWVDYSDKYGLGYQLCDNSVGVLFNDSTRLILYNDGDSLQYIERDGTESYLSVSSHPNSLLKKITLLKYFRNYMSEHLLKAGANITPREGDELARLPYLRTWFRTRSAIILHLSNGSVQINFFQDHTKLILCPLMAAVTYIDEKRDFRTYRLSLLEEYGCCKELASRLRYARTMVDKLLSSRSATNRLKASS from the exons ATGGAGTTGGGCGAGCTGCTCTACAACAAGTCCGAGTACATCGAGACG GCATCTGGGAACAAAGTCAGTCGCCAGTCAGTGTTGTGTGGAAGCCAGAACATCGTTCTTAATGGCAAG ACCATTGTGATGAATGACTGTATCATCCGAGGGGATCTGGCAAATGTAAGAGTTGGACGCCATTGTGTTGTGAAGAGTCGTAGTGTCATAAGGCCACCGTTCAAGAAATTCAGTAAAGG cGTTGCATTCTTCCCATTACATATTGGGGACCATGTCTTTATTGAGGAAGATTGTGTGGTCAACGCAGCTCAGATTGGTTCCTACGTTCATGTTGGCAAGAACTGTGTGATT GGGCGCCGGTGTGTGTTAAAAGACTGCTGCAAAATTCTTGACAACACAGTATTACCTCCAGAAACTGTGGTCCCACCATTCACTGTCTTCTCAGGCTGCCCAG GCAAGATCGTGCCAAAGTCTCTGCTGCTCAAGCCGCATCAGAAGGAAAAGATGTCCATGGAGATTTCCATTCACCGCAGCCTTGCCCACCAGCACGTCGTAGGCTTCCATGGCTTTTTCGAGGACAACGACTTTGTGTTCGTGGTCTTGGAGCTCTGCCGCCGGCGG TCTCTCCTGGAGCTGCACAAGAGGAGGAAAGCCCTGACCGAGCCTGAGGCCCGATACTACCTGAGGCAAATCGTGCTTGGCTGCCAGTACCTGCACCGAAACCGAGTTATTCATCGGGACCTCAAGCTGGGCAACCTCTTCCTGAATGAGGACCTGGAGGTGAAAATAG GGGATTTTGGACTGGCAACCAAAGTCGAATATGATGGGGAGCGGAAGAAGACCCTGTGTGGGACTCCTAATTACATAGCTCCTGAGGTGCTGAGCAAGAAAGGGCACAGTTTCGAGGTGGATGTGTGGTCCATTGGGTGCATCAT GTATACCTTGTTAGTGGGCAAACCACCTTTTGAGACCTCTTGCCTAAAAGAGACCTACCTCCGGATCAAGAAGAATGAATACAGTATTCCCAAG CACGTCAACCCTGTGGCCGCCTCCCTCATCCAGAAGATGCTTCAGACAGATCCCACTGCCCGCCCAACCATTAATGAGCTGCTCAACGACGAGTTCTTTACTTCCGGCTACATCCCTGCCCGGCTCCCCATCACCTGCCTCACCATTCCACCGAGGTTTTCAATCGCTCCCAGCACCCTGGACCCCAGCAACCGGAAACCCCTCACAGTCctcaataaag GCATGGAGAACCCCCTGCCTGAGCGTCCCCGGGAGAAGGAGGAACCAGTGGTTCGAGAGACGGGTGAAGCTGCCGACTGTCACCTTGGTGACATGCTGCAGCAGCTACACAGTGTCAATGCTTCCAAGCCCTCGGAGAGAGGGCTGGTGAGGCAAG AGGAGGCTGAGGACCCCGCCTGCATCCCCATCTTCTGGGTCAGCAAGTGGGTGGACTATTCGGACAAGTACGGCCTCG GGTACCAGCTGTGTGACAACAGCGTGGGGGTTCTCTTCAATGACTCAACACGCCTTATCCTCTACAACGACGGGGACAGCCTGCAGTACATAGAGCGTGACGGCACTGAGTCCTACCTCAGTGTGAGTTCCCATCCCAACTCCTTGTTGAAGAAG ATCACCCTCCTTAAGTATTTCCGAAATTACATGAGCGAACACCTGTTGAAAGCGGGTGCCAACATCACGCCACGGGAGGGCGATGAGCTAGCCCGGCTACCGTACCTGCGCACCTGGTTCCGCACCCGCAGCGCCATCATCCTGCACCTCAGCAACGGCAGTGTGCAGATCAACTTCTTCCAG GACCATACCAAACTCATCTTGTGCCCGCTGATGGCAGCTGTGACCTACATCGACGAGAAGCGTGACTTCCGCACGTACCGCCTGAGCCTCCTCGAGGAGTACGGCTGCTGCAAGGAGCTGGCCAGCCGGCTGCGCTACGCCCGCACCATGGTGGACAAGCTGCTGAGCTCGCGCTCGGCCACCAACCGCCTCAAGGCCTCCTCATAG
- the DCTN5 gene encoding dynactin subunit 5 isoform X2: MELGELLYNKSEYIETASGNKVSRQSVLCGSQNIVLNGKTIVMNDCIIRGDLANVRVGRHCVVKSRSVIRPPFKKFSKGVAFFPLHIGDHVFIEEDCVVNAAQIGSYVHVGKNCVIGRRCVLKDCCKILDNTVLPPETVVPPFTVFSGCPGLFSGELPECTQELMIDVTKSYYQKFLPLTQV; this comes from the exons ATGGAGTTGGGCGAGCTGCTCTACAACAAGTCCGAGTACATCGAGACG GCATCTGGGAACAAAGTCAGTCGCCAGTCAGTGTTGTGTGGAAGCCAGAACATCGTTCTTAATGGCAAG ACCATTGTGATGAATGACTGTATCATCCGAGGGGATCTGGCAAATGTAAGAGTTGGACGCCATTGTGTTGTGAAGAGTCGTAGTGTCATAAGGCCACCGTTCAAGAAATTCAGTAAAGG cGTTGCATTCTTCCCATTACATATTGGGGACCATGTCTTTATTGAGGAAGATTGTGTGGTCAACGCAGCTCAGATTGGTTCCTACGTTCATGTTGGCAAGAACTGTGTGATT GGGCGCCGGTGTGTGTTAAAAGACTGCTGCAAAATTCTTGACAACACAGTATTACCTCCAGAAACTGTGGTCCCACCATTCACTGTCTTCTCAGGCTGCCCAG GACTCTTCTCAGGAGAGCTCCCGGAGTGTACTCAGGAGCTGATGATTGACGTCACCAAGAGCTACTACCAGAAGTTTTTGCCCCTGACACAAGTCTAG
- the DCTN5 gene encoding dynactin subunit 5 isoform X3 produces MELGELLYNKSEYIETASGNKVSRQSVLCGSQNIVLNGKTIVMNDCIIRGDLANVRVGRHCVVKSRSVIRPPFKKFSKGVAFFPLHIGDHVFIEEDCVVNAAQIGSYVHVGKNCVIGRRCVLKDCCKILDNTVLPPETVVPPFTVFSGCPASA; encoded by the exons ATGGAGTTGGGCGAGCTGCTCTACAACAAGTCCGAGTACATCGAGACG GCATCTGGGAACAAAGTCAGTCGCCAGTCAGTGTTGTGTGGAAGCCAGAACATCGTTCTTAATGGCAAG ACCATTGTGATGAATGACTGTATCATCCGAGGGGATCTGGCAAATGTAAGAGTTGGACGCCATTGTGTTGTGAAGAGTCGTAGTGTCATAAGGCCACCGTTCAAGAAATTCAGTAAAGG cGTTGCATTCTTCCCATTACATATTGGGGACCATGTCTTTATTGAGGAAGATTGTGTGGTCAACGCAGCTCAGATTGGTTCCTACGTTCATGTTGGCAAGAACTGTGTGATT GGGCGCCGGTGTGTGTTAAAAGACTGCTGCAAAATTCTTGACAACACAGTATTACCTCCAGAAACTGTGGTCCCACCATTCACTGTCTTCTCAGGCTGCCCAG CCTCGGCGTGA